One Rissa tridactyla isolate bRisTri1 chromosome 1, bRisTri1.patW.cur.20221130, whole genome shotgun sequence DNA segment encodes these proteins:
- the LOC128900250 gene encoding neuronal acetylcholine receptor subunit alpha-10-like: protein ESVPLIGKYYISTMTMITASTALTTFIMNIHHCRPGTWPVPPWARWLILHHMARLCCVYEVGESCKSPRWVPRRRLGREDTGGPGESPMEGEVGAEAGGCPWDCCLCHHDDMLRNVGYIAGCFRRHRASQHRTAEWKKMAKVMDRFFMWVFFLMVFLMSVLMN, encoded by the exons gagagcgtcccgctcattg ggaagtactacatctccaccatgaccatgatcacggcctccaccgcgctgaccaccTTCATCATGAACATCCACCACTGCAGACCGGGGACctggcccgtgcccccctgggccaggtggctcatcctccaccacatggcccggctctgctgcgtCTACGAGgtaggcgagagctgcaagagcccccggtGGGTGCCGCGCAGGCGGttgggcagggaggacactggggggccaggggagagccccatggagggggaggtgggtgccgaggcagggggctgtccctgggACTGCTGCTTGTGCCACCACGATGACATGCTGAGGAATGTGGGCTACATCGCCGGCTGCTTCCGGCGCCACCGAGCCTCCCAGCACCGGACCGCTGAGTGGAAGAAgatggccaaggtgatggaccgcttcttcatgtgggtcttcttcctcatggtcttcctcatgagtgtgctg ATGAACTAG